Proteins encoded within one genomic window of Bombus vancouverensis nearcticus chromosome 4, iyBomVanc1_principal, whole genome shotgun sequence:
- the Aduk gene encoding unc-51 like kinase 3 homolog Aduk isoform X3 yields MEYCDGGDLSSFIKKRHKLPEQICRRFLQQLALALKYLRNNNVCHMDLKPQNLLLIRRPQLTLKVGDFGFARFLSNSQTKFAICGSPLYMAPEILLKNKYDARVDLWSVGVIMYECLFGEAPYSSNSFQELAEKIKDCRPIKLPKGSHVSSECKDLLMSLLRHNPDERITFDEFFAHDFLDLAHAPTKENYDKAVKLIQKAVKMDAEKNSKEALHLYCEALRYFIPIVTSETDLKRKESLRSRINDYIKRAEVLKASCIDNSNDTDKCVPVEHKEYSIQRISSLNEASLVYHELRTLSKSTTSMADGLEIGAIAELYLAEGNYALALEKFQSCLGILVPLLRKEPPGRRRDLLHKQVQYWMKGAESTKGLLATKDIEESAQHASDTYEQCILQ; encoded by the exons ATGGAATACTGTGATGGTGGCGATCTATCGAGCTTTATAAAGAAGAGGCACAAGTTACCCGAGCAAATTTGTCGTCGATTTTTGCAACAACTTGCACTCGCTCTAAAATATCTACGTAAtaataatgtttgtcatatggATTTGAAACCCCAAAATTTATTGCTAATCAGAAGGCCACAATTAACATTAAAAGTTGGAG ATTTCGGTTTCGCTCGATTTCTTTCGAATTCGCAAACAAAATTTGCGATTTGTGGTTCTCCACTTTACATGGCGCCAGAAATTTTATTGAAGAACAAATATGATGCTCGTGTTGATTTGTGGAGCGTCGGTGTGATCATGTACGAATGCCTTTTTGGCGAAGCTCCGTATTCTAGCAACAGCTTCCAGGAGCTAGCTGAGAAGATCAAGGACTGCCGACCTATTAAG TTACCGAAAGGCTCGCATGTCTCATCGGAGTGCAAGGACTTATTGATGTCCTTGTTGAGACACAACCCTGACGAGAGGAtaacgtttgatgaatttttCGCCCATGATTTCCTGGATTTGGCTCATGCGCCAACAAAGGAAAATTACGACAAGGCGGTAAAGTTAATTCAAAAGGCTGTGaaaatggatgcagaaaagaaTTCGAAAGAAGCTTTACATTTATATTGTGAAGCTCTTAGATATTTTATTCCTATTGTAACAA GTGAGACTGATttaaagaggaaagaaagtTTAAGATCACGCATAAATGATTATATTAAAAGAGCAGAGGTATTGAAAGCATCCTGTATAGATAATAGTAATGATACAGATAAATGTGTTCCTGTGGAGCATAAAGAATATTCTATTCAGAGGATATCATCTTTAAATGAGGCGTCACTTGTGTATCACGAACTAC GAACGCTTAGCAAAAGTACAACCAGTATGGCGGATGGGCTTGAAATAGGAGCAATCGCCGAACTATATCTTGCGGAAGGAAATTATGCGCTTGCGTTAGAAAAATTTCAATCTTGTCTAGGAATATTGGTACCTCTTTTGCGAAAAGAACCTCCAGGTCGAAGAAGAGATTTGTTACACAAACAG GTACAATACTGGATGAAAGGAGCCGAAAGTACCAAAGGGCTTTTAGCTACTAAAGATATCGAGGAGTCCGCACAACATGCCTCTGATACGTACGAGCAATGCATACTGCAGTAA